Part of the Sodalinema gerasimenkoae IPPAS B-353 genome is shown below.
GATGCTGTAGAGGGGCCGCCGCGAGTAGCGCAATGGATTGATAATGAAATCTATGCCCTGCGTCAGTCCCAACGACGCTGGATCGAGATTAACCTCACAGACCAACGGCTCATCGCCTGGGAAGGTGATCATCCGGTCTATGCCGTCTTTGTCTCGACGGGAACCTATGCCACGCCAACCCCAACTGGCGTTTATGAGATTTATGTGAAATATCCAGAAGCTCCCATGAGTGGGCCCGGGTATCACATTCCCGATGTCCCCTATGTGATGTACTACGACGGCAACTACGGCATTCATGGAGCCTATTGGCATAACAACTTCGGCACTCCCATGAGTCGTGGCTGTACCAATGTCGCCTTAGATCATGCCGCCTGGCTCTATTCCTGGGCCTCCGTTGGCACACCTGTAGTCGTTCGTCGTTAACGTAATAAGGCTTCTAACTGCTGTTCTTCCCAGAGAGATTGATATAATCCCGGCTGTTGGATCAACTCACTGTGGGTTCCCAATTGGGAGACGCGGCCGTGATCGAGGACTAAAATGCGATCGGCTTTGGCGGCGGCGGAGAGTTGGTGGGAAATAAACAAGACCGTTTTGCGCGCAGCTCCCCTGGATAACTCCTGTAAAATCTGGCTGGCGGTTTGGTTGTCCACACTGGAGAGAGCATCGTCGAGGATTAACACCGGTGCATCCATCAGAAGAGCGCGAGCCAAGGCCGTGCGTTGTCGCTGTCCCCCCGAGAGGGTGATGCCCCGTTCGCCAACGACGGTGTCATATTGTTTGGGGAAGTTGAGAATTTCTGGGTGAATCTGGGCTAACTTGGCCGCGTGTTCCACCTCGATTTGGTCGGCCTGGGGTTTGCCGTAGCGGATATTGTTGCGGATATTGGAACTAAAGAGAAAACTGTCTTGGGGGACATAGGCGATCGCCCCTCGCAAATCCTCTAAGCGCAGCTGCGTGACGTCATAGCCATCGAGAAACAACTGTCCCGGCTCAATCTCCAAAATTCGGGGAATGGCGTTGGCTAGGGTGGATTTGCCAGAGCCAATGGACCCGACTACGGCAATGGTTTCTCCCGGTTCAATGTTGAAGCAAATCTGATCTAAGGCCGGGGTTTTATCGCCGGGATAGACATAGTGGAGATTACGAGCTTCGAGTCGTCCCAGGACTTCTTGAGGGGAAAGGGTAATCGCCCCAGTCTCATCCTGAATCACCGACTGGCTTGTAAAAATGGCTTCGATGCGATCGATGCTCACCTCACCCCGTTGGTACACCGTTAAGGTAAAGCCCAACAAGGCCGTAGGGAACACCAAACGCTCCACATAGAGAATCATGGCCACGAAATCCCCGACGGCGATCGCCCCATCGGCAATCTCTCGGGCCCCAAAGCCCAACAGAATCAACAAACTGGCCCCCGCTAACCCCTGCAACAACGGAAATAGGGTGGTGCGAGTGCGGGCCAGGGCCAGATTACTCTCAAATAGTTTTTCATTGCGATGGGCAAAGGCCCGCCGTTCGTTGTCCTCCTGGCCATAAATCTTCACCAGGGAAATGCCACTCATATCCTCCTGAATCAGCTCACTCAGACTAGAGAGTTTCTCCTGAACATCCCGCTGTTCATCCCGCAGGCGACCACTAAATACCCAAACCAGAATAAACATGATCGGGTAAATCAGCAGCGATAACAGGGTCAACCGGGGACTAATGGACACCATCACCGGCAACGTGAGCAGATAGGCAAAAATGGTATTGAGCAGACTCAGCACCGCAAACCCCAGTAAGCGACGCAGATTATCCACATCACTGGTGGCCCGGTTAATCAAATCCCCCACCCGGTTCCGGGAGAAATACTCCGCATCCATATACAGCAGATGCTGAAAAATCCGTTGTTTGAGATCGAACTCCACCTGTCGGCCAATGCCAAACAGCAACATCCGCGACACCACACGAATCCCCCACATCACCGAGGCTAAGATCCCGATTAACAGGACATAGCGCAAGACTCGTTCCATGGTGAAGGCCACTTCCAAGTCATCAATGCCGTCACGGATGAGCCAGGGAATATAAACCCCTAACCCGTTAACCAAAAATAGGGTTAGGGTTCCCAGGGCGACTTGTTTCCAATGGGGTCGTAGGTAGGAGAGGAGTTGTCTGAATTTCGATCGCTGCATCGATAACAAAGTAAGAGGAATGGTTCTGGGGGACCGCTTGAATCGCGCCGCCTCAATTGTAACGAAATTTTAAGACCGGCCCCCAAAACCCCAAATCAATCGGACTTAATTGGATTTACTTGGAGTCATCGGCGATAAAGCCCG
Proteins encoded:
- a CDS encoding ABC transporter ATP-binding protein, encoding MQRSKFRQLLSYLRPHWKQVALGTLTLFLVNGLGVYIPWLIRDGIDDLEVAFTMERVLRYVLLIGILASVMWGIRVVSRMLLFGIGRQVEFDLKQRIFQHLLYMDAEYFSRNRVGDLINRATSDVDNLRRLLGFAVLSLLNTIFAYLLTLPVMVSISPRLTLLSLLIYPIMFILVWVFSGRLRDEQRDVQEKLSSLSELIQEDMSGISLVKIYGQEDNERRAFAHRNEKLFESNLALARTRTTLFPLLQGLAGASLLILLGFGAREIADGAIAVGDFVAMILYVERLVFPTALLGFTLTVYQRGEVSIDRIEAIFTSQSVIQDETGAITLSPQEVLGRLEARNLHYVYPGDKTPALDQICFNIEPGETIAVVGSIGSGKSTLANAIPRILEIEPGQLFLDGYDVTQLRLEDLRGAIAYVPQDSFLFSSNIRNNIRYGKPQADQIEVEHAAKLAQIHPEILNFPKQYDTVVGERGITLSGGQRQRTALARALLMDAPVLILDDALSSVDNQTASQILQELSRGAARKTVLFISHQLSAAAKADRILVLDHGRVSQLGTHSELIQQPGLYQSLWEEQQLEALLR
- a CDS encoding L,D-transpeptidase gives rise to the protein MTYATDLPNPPPTPSSTSNVWSRRLFRTSLAIAAALVGWTPLNFGPMTPPSSEAIAAPIDAVEGPPRVAQWIDNEIYALRQSQRRWIEINLTDQRLIAWEGDHPVYAVFVSTGTYATPTPTGVYEIYVKYPEAPMSGPGYHIPDVPYVMYYDGNYGIHGAYWHNNFGTPMSRGCTNVALDHAAWLYSWASVGTPVVVRR